The following proteins come from a genomic window of Paenibacillus sp. CAA11:
- the ltrA gene encoding group II intron reverse transcriptase/maturase has translation MKAEYRKGYLQRDSVEREEHAGVRSAGTRERKERGGATDLLEQILDRDNLNRAYKQVKRNHGAPGIDGMTVEDALPWLQEHRDELLQKIREGRYKPSPVRRKEIPKADGSGVRKLGIPTVVDRVIQQAVAQQLQPLFEPLFSEGSYGYRPGRSAQQAIRKVKDYAEQGYGYAVEIDLSKYFDTLNHELLMHLLSKQIQDRRVTELIKRYLKSGVMENGVHCKTEEGSPQGGPLSPLLANIYLNEFDQEMKGRGVNVIRYADDIVVLAKSKRAAVRLLESCGKYLETKLRLQINTQKSKVGSVVARKHFKFLGFALGKNKNGMYIRAHGQSLAKAKKKLKELTSRSQGRNVRQVMEKVKVYIRGWIGYYYVADMKRILQSWSEWLRRRLRMYIWKQWKKPRTKVQNLRKLGIPEWQAYQWGNSRLGYWRIAGSPVLSRSITNKKLVQAGYYDFPAQYERLRKLHLCG, from the coding sequence ATGAAAGCAGAATACCGAAAGGGCTACCTGCAAAGGGATAGCGTGGAACGCGAAGAGCATGCGGGAGTGCGGAGCGCCGGCACTCGGGAACGTAAAGAAAGAGGCGGTGCAACAGACCTGCTGGAGCAGATTCTGGACAGAGACAATCTGAACAGAGCCTACAAACAGGTCAAACGCAACCATGGAGCGCCAGGAATCGACGGAATGACCGTAGAAGACGCGCTACCCTGGCTGCAGGAACATAGAGACGAGCTGTTGCAAAAGATCCGGGAAGGCAGATACAAGCCCAGCCCAGTACGGCGCAAGGAAATTCCCAAAGCAGATGGAAGCGGAGTACGGAAGCTTGGCATACCCACGGTCGTAGACCGAGTGATTCAGCAGGCAGTCGCCCAGCAGCTCCAGCCCCTGTTCGAGCCGCTCTTCTCGGAGGGAAGCTATGGCTACCGCCCCGGTCGGAGCGCACAACAGGCCATTCGCAAGGTGAAAGACTATGCAGAACAGGGATACGGCTACGCAGTAGAAATCGACCTCTCCAAATACTTCGACACGCTGAATCATGAGCTGCTTATGCATCTTTTGAGCAAACAAATTCAGGACAGACGCGTAACCGAACTGATTAAGAGATACCTGAAAAGTGGGGTTATGGAGAACGGGGTGCACTGCAAAACAGAAGAAGGCTCCCCTCAGGGAGGCCCCCTGTCGCCGCTTCTGGCGAACATCTACCTGAACGAATTTGACCAAGAGATGAAAGGCCGCGGAGTGAACGTCATCCGCTATGCGGACGATATTGTGGTGCTTGCCAAAAGTAAACGGGCAGCGGTGCGGCTACTGGAATCCTGCGGAAAGTACCTGGAGACCAAACTGAGACTCCAGATCAATACGCAGAAAAGTAAGGTCGGTAGCGTAGTGGCTCGAAAGCACTTCAAATTTCTCGGCTTTGCCCTGGGAAAGAACAAGAACGGCATGTATATCCGTGCCCATGGACAATCCCTCGCAAAAGCGAAGAAGAAGTTGAAAGAACTCACAAGTCGCAGCCAGGGCAGAAATGTTCGCCAAGTCATGGAAAAGGTAAAAGTCTACATTCGGGGATGGATTGGTTACTACTATGTGGCCGACATGAAACGGATCCTGCAAAGCTGGAGCGAATGGTTGCGAAGACGACTGCGGATGTACATCTGGAAACAGTGGAAAAAGCCGCGAACAAAAGTACAAAACCTGCGGAAGCTGGGGATACCGGAATGGCAGGCTTACCAGTGGGGCAATTCCCGTCTCGGGTACTGGCGCATCGCCGGAAGTCCAGTGTTGTCTCGTTCCATAACAAACAAAAAGCTCGTACA